In one Bradyrhizobium cosmicum genomic region, the following are encoded:
- a CDS encoding UvrD-helicase domain-containing protein produces MKAIPDLAARMTALTAIDRTLLVEAGAGSGKTSVMAGRVAVLFAGGVEPKHIAAITFTEFAASELRLRIERFTTALSMGEVPRDLRDVFPNGVPEAEKANLYRACETFDQLTCSTIHGFAQSLIKPYPAEAGIDPGADIVDPTEADLAFKERYDAWLKERLSGDEGDGLIAQLILGSEAAGLKLVEDVAQFLRRNRDAECAQVAWLPKAMTDLMTAAKQLEAELGGYGYQEEKTSAACRALRDLADLLDGHKLADATPSNAALIATLNFERDETCFIQTGGARALQTSGKWQDAAAKAGHSKADGKAAFDAILPRYKACHEALKALLSAIAGELLSRLRKEMQSLRDDWSDYKRDAALLDFDDLLYTARKLLRDHEEVRRALSQRFRHIMVDEFQDTDPLQIEILWLICGDDCKEGDALARPLRSGSLFMVGDPKQAIYRFRGADVNAYIAARTAISSGSRIEITANFRSVEPILAFVNKRFEPALSADGQPGFSELSPIHPAIGTRPGVCALDVIVEGEKPKAAALRDAEALAVADLCNRLVGNLEVRDHHTGEMRACRFGDIALLAPVGTELWRFEETLEELAIPVSTQAGKGFFRRQEIQDLIAVTRSLADPRDTLAFGALLRGPLVGLTETELLDLSEALTVDPERQGLPMLTLRTDPASVKHPVAKDVLTKLSSLRRRARSTTPYALLADAIAALHVRAQIRQRFKAGAERAVANVDLFLDMARAYDVRGLRAFAGDMRANWEEAVRQVEGRPDAEQEAVSLITVHAAKGLEWPIVIPINMTGTPKSESGLVQDRSKNLFSIPILGNCPADYAGIEARAEEEQRRERVRLWYVAATRARDLLILPRHSAALSDKCWAKLVDLGVAELPPIDLEDIGTAKERTASPQENGQSREIFAAEAAAIFGRRKVVTWRRPSRSELDQVGEGGAKIESAEIPEAVEIAPAAVLGSSTRGTVLHKLIEEVLTGEAEDAKSGLEARAADLIRQMGHEPALHPKDGICPAELAGTVLRTLALPDIAVLRPRLVPELPVFGSQTRDGEEILLSGQADALAFDEAGAIEVVVDWKSDVAPEQSGIGHYRQQIGDYRKQTNARRALLVFMTTGQVIDVV; encoded by the coding sequence ATGAAGGCGATCCCCGACCTGGCTGCCCGCATGACCGCCCTGACCGCCATTGACCGCACCCTGCTGGTCGAGGCTGGTGCCGGTTCCGGCAAGACGTCGGTAATGGCGGGGCGCGTCGCCGTGCTGTTCGCCGGAGGCGTCGAGCCGAAGCACATCGCCGCGATCACCTTCACCGAATTCGCCGCCAGCGAGCTCCGGCTCCGGATCGAGCGGTTCACGACGGCGCTATCGATGGGCGAGGTGCCTCGCGACCTCAGAGACGTCTTTCCGAACGGCGTCCCCGAGGCAGAGAAGGCAAATCTCTATCGGGCTTGCGAGACGTTCGACCAACTGACCTGCAGCACCATTCACGGCTTCGCCCAATCGCTGATCAAGCCCTATCCGGCCGAGGCAGGCATCGATCCGGGCGCGGACATCGTCGATCCCACCGAGGCCGATCTGGCGTTCAAGGAGCGATACGACGCATGGCTGAAGGAACGGCTCTCCGGAGACGAGGGCGACGGTTTGATCGCCCAGCTCATCCTCGGGAGCGAGGCCGCCGGGTTGAAGCTTGTGGAAGACGTCGCCCAGTTTCTGCGGAGGAATCGCGACGCCGAGTGCGCGCAGGTTGCGTGGTTGCCCAAAGCCATGACCGACCTCATGACGGCGGCAAAGCAGCTCGAGGCCGAGCTCGGCGGTTACGGCTATCAGGAGGAGAAGACCTCGGCCGCTTGCCGGGCGTTGCGCGATCTCGCCGATCTGCTTGACGGCCACAAGCTCGCCGACGCGACGCCCAGCAACGCCGCCCTGATCGCGACGCTGAACTTCGAGCGCGACGAGACCTGCTTCATCCAGACTGGCGGCGCGAGAGCGCTTCAGACCAGCGGGAAATGGCAAGACGCCGCCGCCAAGGCGGGCCATTCCAAGGCCGACGGAAAAGCGGCGTTCGACGCGATCCTTCCCCGGTATAAGGCCTGCCACGAGGCCCTGAAGGCCTTGCTCAGTGCCATCGCAGGCGAACTGCTGTCTCGCCTGCGCAAGGAAATGCAGAGTCTTCGCGATGACTGGAGCGACTACAAGCGAGACGCCGCGCTTTTGGATTTCGATGACCTGCTTTACACCGCGCGCAAGCTGCTTAGAGACCATGAGGAGGTGCGGCGGGCGCTGTCGCAGCGCTTCCGCCACATCATGGTCGACGAATTCCAGGACACCGATCCGCTGCAGATCGAGATCCTGTGGCTGATCTGTGGGGACGACTGCAAAGAGGGCGACGCGCTGGCGCGACCGCTGCGCTCCGGCAGCCTGTTCATGGTGGGCGACCCCAAGCAGGCGATCTACCGCTTCCGTGGCGCCGACGTGAACGCCTACATCGCCGCCCGGACGGCGATCAGCAGCGGGTCACGGATCGAGATCACCGCCAACTTCCGCTCTGTCGAACCGATCCTCGCATTCGTCAACAAGCGGTTCGAACCGGCACTGTCGGCTGACGGGCAGCCCGGCTTCTCCGAGTTGTCGCCGATCCATCCTGCGATCGGGACCAGGCCGGGCGTCTGCGCGCTGGATGTGATCGTCGAGGGGGAGAAGCCGAAGGCCGCCGCTCTACGCGACGCCGAAGCGCTGGCGGTGGCCGATCTCTGTAACAGGTTGGTCGGCAACCTGGAGGTCCGTGATCATCACACGGGCGAGATGAGGGCGTGTCGTTTCGGCGACATCGCGCTGCTGGCGCCAGTAGGCACCGAACTTTGGCGGTTTGAGGAGACGCTGGAGGAGTTGGCGATTCCGGTGTCCACCCAGGCCGGCAAGGGCTTCTTCCGCCGCCAGGAAATCCAGGATCTGATCGCAGTCACCCGCAGTCTCGCCGACCCCCGCGACACGCTCGCGTTCGGCGCGCTGCTGCGTGGGCCGCTGGTCGGCCTGACCGAGACTGAACTGCTGGACCTCTCGGAAGCACTGACGGTTGATCCGGAACGGCAGGGCCTGCCGATGCTTACGCTCCGGACCGATCCGGCAAGCGTGAAGCATCCGGTCGCCAAGGACGTGCTGACGAAGCTTTCTTCGCTCCGCCGGCGCGCCCGGAGTACGACGCCGTACGCGCTGCTGGCCGACGCGATTGCGGCTCTTCATGTTCGCGCGCAGATCCGACAGCGCTTCAAGGCCGGTGCCGAGCGGGCGGTCGCTAACGTTGATCTCTTCCTCGACATGGCGCGGGCCTACGACGTCCGCGGATTGCGGGCTTTTGCCGGCGACATGCGGGCCAACTGGGAGGAGGCCGTCCGTCAGGTCGAGGGCCGGCCAGATGCCGAGCAGGAGGCGGTATCTCTGATCACCGTGCATGCCGCCAAGGGGCTAGAATGGCCGATAGTGATCCCGATCAACATGACCGGCACGCCGAAGTCCGAATCCGGCCTGGTGCAGGATCGCTCGAAGAACCTGTTCTCGATCCCGATCCTCGGCAACTGCCCCGCTGACTATGCCGGCATCGAGGCCCGCGCCGAGGAGGAGCAGCGGCGCGAGCGCGTGCGGCTTTGGTACGTGGCCGCGACCCGCGCACGCGACCTGCTGATCCTGCCCAGGCATTCCGCCGCTCTGTCGGACAAGTGCTGGGCGAAGCTCGTCGATCTCGGCGTTGCCGAACTGCCGCCGATCGATCTCGAGGACATCGGCACCGCTAAGGAGCGAACTGCGTCGCCGCAGGAAAACGGACAGAGCCGGGAGATCTTCGCCGCAGAGGCAGCCGCCATTTTCGGCCGCCGCAAGGTCGTGACGTGGCGCCGTCCGAGCCGCAGCGAACTCGATCAAGTCGGCGAGGGGGGAGCCAAGATAGAAAGCGCCGAAATTCCGGAAGCGGTCGAAATTGCTCCGGCCGCCGTCCTCGGCAGCTCTACGCGCGGCACCGTCCTCCACAAGCTGATCGAGGAGGTGCTGACCGGCGAAGCCGAGGACGCGAAATCCGGCCTGGAGGCCCGGGCCGCCGACCTGATCCGGCAGATGGGGCACGAGCCCGCGCTGCACCCAAAGGATGGCATCTGTCCCGCGGAATTGGCCGGCACGGTCCTCCGGACGCTCGCGCTGCCGGACATCGCAGTGCTCCGACCGCGGCTAGTTCCTGAACTGCCGGTGTTCGGAAGCCAGACGCGGGACGGCGAGGAGATATTGCTCTCGGGTCAGGCGGACGCGCTTGCATTCGACGAGGCCGGCGCCATCGAGGTCGTCGTCGATTGGAAGAGCGACGTGGCTCCGGAACAGTCGGGCATCGGCCACTACCGCCAGCAGATCGGCGACTACCGGAAGCAGACCAACGCCCGGCGGGCGCTGCTGGTGTTCATGACAACTGGGCAGGTCATCGATGTCGTTTGA
- a CDS encoding DoxX family protein, which yields MIDQRTAPYAALLLRVTIAGLFIAALYGKFVLKPIGLWWNGLLKAGDPEWVLTYTLSAEFASAILLLLGLYTRWVSLYTLPMMLGATHFWMVRKSFWFVDGGWEMPFVWAIMLLAQALLGDGAFALKTLRLPWDSRLQKATA from the coding sequence ATGATTGACCAACGTACGGCGCCTTATGCCGCTTTGCTGCTTCGTGTGACGATTGCGGGTCTGTTCATCGCCGCCCTGTACGGCAAATTCGTTCTTAAGCCGATCGGCCTGTGGTGGAACGGCCTTCTCAAGGCGGGCGATCCTGAGTGGGTGCTTACCTACACCCTCAGCGCGGAATTCGCCTCAGCTATCCTGCTGCTCCTCGGCCTCTACACCAGATGGGTCAGCCTCTACACCCTACCGATGATGTTGGGAGCCACTCACTTCTGGATGGTGAGGAAGAGTTTCTGGTTCGTGGATGGCGGGTGGGAAATGCCGTTCGTCTGGGCGATCATGCTGTTGGCCCAAGCGCTCCTTGGGGACGGGGCCTTTGCGCTGAAGACGCTCCGGCTGCCATGGGATAGTCGGCTCCAGAAGGCGACTGCCTGA
- a CDS encoding helix-turn-helix transcriptional regulator: MALEKAQRLIDLATYVASRRQGVTIEDIQSRYGSSKRTAQRLLHTLEVQFPDAECEFDEHGRKRWKLRTGALRDLLTLSSDELAALDLSIATLKRNAQDVEAAQLETLREKIIALVPRDRISRIETDHEALLEAQGLAARPGPSARLPPHIASAISTALKASQRLKIVYLSRGATRATARVVEPYGVLIGARRYLVAKAVSDPEGPLRHYVAENIMGAELTGEIFVRDGEFNIDAHAQKAFGMFQNETEIEEIVWKFSRSAADHARSFVFHPAQVLEDQPDGSLIVRFRAAGHLEMCWHLYTWGDKVEVLAPKSLRKMVHRYRRSDFAALP, encoded by the coding sequence ATGGCTTTGGAAAAGGCGCAGAGGCTGATCGATTTGGCGACTTACGTCGCGTCGCGCCGCCAAGGCGTGACGATCGAAGACATTCAATCGCGATATGGGTCATCCAAGCGGACAGCCCAGCGTCTGCTGCACACGTTGGAGGTGCAGTTTCCAGACGCCGAGTGCGAGTTTGACGAACACGGGCGCAAGCGCTGGAAACTTCGAACCGGCGCCCTCCGTGATTTGCTGACGCTCTCGTCTGACGAACTCGCGGCACTAGATCTGTCGATCGCGACACTCAAGCGCAACGCTCAAGACGTTGAAGCCGCACAGCTCGAAACTCTGCGCGAAAAGATCATTGCTCTCGTGCCTCGTGACAGGATTTCTCGCATTGAGACTGACCATGAAGCGTTGCTCGAGGCCCAGGGGTTGGCTGCCAGGCCGGGGCCTTCTGCTCGCCTACCTCCGCACATCGCTTCGGCTATTTCGACGGCGCTAAAGGCCAGCCAGCGTTTGAAGATCGTATATCTTTCGCGAGGTGCAACTCGCGCGACCGCGCGCGTCGTGGAGCCTTACGGCGTGTTGATTGGCGCGCGGCGGTACCTTGTCGCAAAGGCCGTGTCCGATCCGGAGGGCCCTTTGCGCCACTACGTCGCTGAGAACATCATGGGCGCGGAACTGACCGGCGAGATTTTCGTTCGCGATGGCGAATTCAACATCGACGCCCACGCACAGAAGGCGTTTGGCATGTTTCAGAACGAGACCGAGATTGAAGAGATTGTTTGGAAATTCTCTCGGTCGGCCGCCGACCACGCACGGTCCTTTGTTTTCCATCCAGCTCAGGTCTTGGAAGACCAGCCTGACGGATCCCTGATCGTGCGGTTCAGGGCCGCTGGTCATCTCGAGATGTGTTGGCACCTTTACACGTGGGGGGACAAGGTGGAGGTCTTAGCTCCGAAATCGCTCAGGAAAATGGTTCACCGCTATAGGCGCTCTGATTTCGCCGCGCTTCCCTGA
- a CDS encoding PD-(D/E)XK nuclease family protein — translation MTMGQLAARLAGGLLQPLDLDVLTEAVRHTLLHIEMGELEPIKDLPGMPAAVCATFDKAWRAGIDLLEVDHPRTDALASLEQAVVQCLPASMKRPRELVQMALRRIGHAPDIIGPLEIQGHSEMSPCWRPLLMMLADTIEVSWIAGPRHVPQWLRGSKVSVVRTNPAEPPTELFSCANQLHEVTEAFRWMRALLAQGAPASDIAITSSSLGDYDDHVFSLARDSNLPIHFVGGIKALTTADGQAASALAEVMIKGLSQERVRRLLALLRGGPALRDLTGEWTRLLPADAPLTSVERWERVLMQADAAAWPQGKNRASEVIAVIRLLDRGAEAAEEVGETLLSGLQRSLWRRALREGPAQALPVTLARLRIDDDIEPAANAIWTSAIALASRPRPHVWLMGLNAGRWPRRISEDRLIPDHVLPIEKLDPLPVADGDKRDLRTIVTMARSVAISFSRRDAEGRMLGRSPLITDLTETYLDRAGTPSHAASESDRLLARPSEFRNLPIAVSGLACWRDWHRHEITEHDGLIAPAHARLTKLFERPLSATSLKMLLRDPIRFVWRYGLGWKAPEDVDEPLRLDPNVFGTLVHSLLRGTVERLEDDGGLADAGQQQIEAALAAARDRTIADWEDAQPVPPDVIWRSTTARGHELAAAALAYDVGKFPGQQTWCEIPFGETGPDESGRELPWKTDVAVEIPGTGLLIKGQIDRLDLAGDRSRARVVDYKTGKLAKKMDEAIIKGGTELQRCLYAFAVKTLLGNHVAIEASLLYPNAGEGEQAVFPLTDLDGALTKVSMAAAASRDALLSGVAPPGQDAADDYNDHAFALPANAGYLPRKLPLAQEKLGPAAAVWGEP, via the coding sequence ATGACCATGGGGCAGCTTGCTGCGAGGCTTGCCGGCGGTCTTCTTCAACCGTTGGATCTGGACGTCCTCACGGAAGCTGTCAGACACACGCTCCTGCACATCGAGATGGGCGAGCTCGAGCCTATCAAGGACCTGCCGGGAATGCCGGCGGCTGTCTGTGCCACGTTCGATAAGGCGTGGCGCGCCGGAATTGATCTGTTGGAGGTCGACCATCCGCGAACCGACGCATTGGCTTCGCTCGAACAAGCGGTTGTCCAATGCTTGCCGGCATCGATGAAGCGGCCGCGCGAACTGGTGCAGATGGCGCTGCGACGGATTGGGCATGCGCCGGACATAATCGGTCCTCTGGAAATCCAAGGCCACAGCGAGATGTCGCCGTGCTGGAGACCGCTCCTGATGATGCTCGCGGACACAATCGAGGTGTCCTGGATCGCCGGTCCAAGGCATGTTCCGCAATGGCTGAGAGGTTCGAAAGTCTCCGTGGTGAGGACGAATCCGGCCGAGCCGCCGACGGAGCTGTTCTCTTGCGCGAACCAGCTGCATGAGGTGACTGAAGCATTTCGCTGGATGAGGGCGCTGCTGGCGCAGGGGGCGCCGGCCTCGGACATCGCGATCACGTCGTCGAGCCTGGGCGACTACGACGACCATGTATTTTCGTTGGCCCGGGACAGCAATCTTCCCATCCACTTCGTCGGCGGCATCAAGGCGCTGACTACAGCCGACGGACAGGCAGCCAGCGCTCTGGCCGAGGTGATGATCAAAGGTCTGTCGCAAGAGCGGGTTCGTCGGCTGCTCGCGTTGCTGCGAGGCGGGCCCGCGCTGCGCGACCTCACAGGAGAATGGACCCGGCTGCTTCCCGCCGATGCACCGCTGACCTCGGTCGAGCGCTGGGAGCGGGTACTGATGCAGGCCGACGCCGCCGCCTGGCCCCAGGGCAAGAATAGGGCTTCCGAGGTGATTGCGGTGATCCGGCTCCTTGACCGTGGCGCCGAGGCGGCGGAGGAGGTCGGCGAGACTCTGTTGAGTGGATTGCAACGGTCGCTATGGCGGCGCGCGCTGCGAGAGGGGCCGGCACAAGCACTCCCAGTTACCTTGGCGCGGTTGCGCATCGATGACGACATCGAGCCCGCGGCCAACGCGATCTGGACGTCGGCGATTGCGCTGGCATCGCGGCCGCGCCCGCACGTCTGGTTGATGGGTTTGAATGCCGGGCGCTGGCCGCGGCGGATTTCGGAGGACAGGCTCATTCCGGATCACGTGCTGCCAATCGAGAAGCTCGATCCGCTTCCGGTGGCCGACGGTGATAAACGGGATTTGCGGACCATCGTGACCATGGCGCGGAGCGTCGCAATTTCGTTCAGCCGGCGCGACGCCGAAGGCCGCATGCTCGGTCGCTCGCCGCTGATCACGGATCTGACGGAGACTTATCTTGATCGCGCCGGCACGCCTAGCCACGCCGCCAGCGAGTCCGATCGGCTTCTGGCCCGTCCGTCGGAATTCCGGAACCTGCCGATCGCCGTCTCTGGGCTTGCGTGCTGGCGGGACTGGCATCGCCACGAGATCACGGAGCACGACGGCCTGATTGCGCCGGCCCATGCCCGGCTAACGAAACTGTTCGAGCGGCCGCTATCGGCGACGTCGCTGAAGATGCTGTTGCGCGACCCGATCCGCTTTGTTTGGCGCTACGGTCTCGGATGGAAGGCACCGGAGGATGTCGACGAACCGTTGAGGCTTGACCCCAATGTCTTCGGGACCCTTGTTCATTCCTTGCTTCGGGGCACCGTTGAGCGCCTCGAGGACGACGGCGGCTTGGCCGACGCTGGCCAGCAACAGATCGAGGCTGCGCTTGCCGCTGCGCGTGACCGGACTATCGCGGACTGGGAGGATGCCCAGCCGGTGCCGCCGGACGTGATCTGGCGCAGCACGACTGCACGTGGCCATGAGCTGGCGGCGGCCGCGCTCGCCTATGACGTGGGAAAGTTTCCGGGTCAGCAAACCTGGTGCGAAATTCCGTTCGGCGAAACCGGTCCGGACGAGAGCGGTCGGGAGCTTCCGTGGAAGACCGACGTCGCCGTCGAGATCCCGGGCACCGGCCTTCTAATCAAGGGGCAGATCGATCGACTTGATCTCGCGGGCGACCGTTCGCGCGCCCGTGTCGTCGACTACAAAACGGGCAAGCTCGCCAAGAAGATGGACGAGGCGATCATCAAGGGTGGCACCGAGTTGCAACGTTGCCTCTATGCGTTCGCCGTCAAGACCTTGCTGGGTAACCACGTGGCTATCGAAGCCTCGCTGCTTTATCCGAACGCCGGCGAGGGCGAACAGGCCGTCTTTCCGCTGACCGATCTCGACGGTGCGCTGACGAAGGTTTCGATGGCGGCAGCCGCGTCGCGCGATGCGTTGCTGTCAGGTGTGGCGCCGCCCGGACAGGATGCGGCGGACGACTACAACGATCATGCATTCGCGTTGCCGGCAAACGCCGGCTATCTGCCGCGGAAGCTACCCTTGGCGCAGGAGAAGCTCGGCCCGGCCGCAGCTGTTTGGGGCGAACCATGA
- a CDS encoding SNF2-related protein: MLPIEPLNLRAQQWQFLSNPDAYIKASADGGRVLAADSTRRQFDTAADILVRLNGSLGERARRGLLLADDVGLGKTAVAALVAWVVASAGEGRSVRILAPNDVMVRRWEAELLDHVLPMGRCAPHLDVRESRVKARKVERLTTGSIQVVKHSYASSDFNLGCDLLIVDEAHRAKGDQTCFSKALKRQRKHAKRILILTATPFSIRIEELQRMLSLIGAEEASSPVRAFSRILDDLYSGNTTRNPEVVAERLVGRAKAAIEAMAPFVIRHGVDDLPDEQHSFGTREDWSIPVPQASPSEEELILRMDRALRVASQEGAGRARNDPRFHVGWRHYDAESERLERDRIQLGEPAKSIVGNHLSAMGRLRREVGIHSKVAAVTREVKEVLQSGEKVLLFCHHHATAQELAASLHSNLPAITKHPAPAPKIWESAWNEALDRESEDAVDQELRRTFIRWLCGDLVRTQTWAWLGASPSALSDLAHSITTGRARGCDNAEYIGEAAMRLYGALIHSRSSREVLKRSAERLDLLPGANGTSRVLAVCEPSESKKEALIFVHNRQPDTAISVFNSPFGPDVLVVTDKLSEGIDLHRYCRHLIHYELDPSPIRTVQRNGRLRRVNSWAAVTGKGIRYAYPAFRGTRDHRVVQIMKKRIDSFSLLLGGVQDFDIDQVIHSDEQWRNEVIRIAKKRLTSSATILRAKRSTEYARTAPVGSLAP, from the coding sequence ATGCTGCCGATCGAGCCTCTTAATCTTCGCGCCCAGCAGTGGCAGTTTCTGTCCAACCCGGACGCGTACATCAAAGCCAGCGCCGACGGCGGGAGGGTGCTGGCCGCCGACAGCACGCGGCGTCAGTTTGACACCGCGGCCGACATCCTCGTGCGGCTTAACGGCAGTTTGGGAGAGCGTGCGCGGCGAGGATTGCTGCTGGCGGATGACGTCGGCCTCGGCAAGACAGCCGTTGCGGCCCTGGTCGCGTGGGTGGTTGCTTCGGCGGGCGAGGGTCGTTCCGTTCGGATACTCGCGCCGAACGACGTCATGGTAAGGCGGTGGGAAGCGGAGCTTCTCGATCACGTTCTTCCCATGGGCAGATGCGCTCCGCATCTGGACGTTCGCGAGTCGCGCGTGAAGGCGCGCAAGGTGGAGAGGCTCACGACGGGCTCGATTCAGGTGGTCAAGCACTCCTACGCTTCGTCGGATTTCAATCTTGGATGCGATCTGCTGATCGTCGACGAGGCGCACAGGGCGAAGGGCGATCAGACCTGCTTCAGCAAGGCCCTGAAGCGGCAGCGCAAGCACGCAAAACGCATCCTCATCCTGACCGCCACCCCCTTCAGCATCCGCATCGAAGAACTCCAGCGCATGCTGAGCCTGATCGGTGCCGAGGAGGCCTCTTCGCCTGTGCGCGCCTTCAGTCGTATCCTGGATGACCTGTATTCCGGCAACACGACGCGGAATCCGGAAGTCGTAGCCGAACGTCTGGTGGGGAGAGCGAAGGCGGCGATCGAAGCGATGGCGCCGTTCGTCATTCGGCATGGGGTCGATGATCTGCCGGACGAGCAGCACTCGTTCGGCACGCGCGAAGACTGGTCCATACCCGTTCCGCAAGCCAGCCCTTCGGAGGAGGAGCTGATCCTCCGGATGGATCGGGCGCTCAGAGTAGCTTCACAAGAAGGCGCCGGCCGAGCCAGAAATGATCCTCGCTTCCACGTCGGGTGGCGACATTACGATGCGGAAAGCGAAAGGCTTGAACGCGACAGGATTCAACTTGGCGAACCGGCCAAGTCAATCGTCGGAAACCACCTCTCGGCGATGGGCCGCCTGCGTAGGGAAGTGGGAATCCACTCCAAAGTCGCGGCAGTGACCAGGGAGGTCAAGGAAGTCCTCCAAAGCGGCGAAAAGGTGCTGCTGTTCTGTCACCACCACGCGACCGCACAAGAACTCGCCGCCAGCCTGCATTCGAACCTCCCGGCGATAACGAAGCATCCTGCGCCCGCCCCGAAGATCTGGGAGTCCGCTTGGAATGAGGCGCTAGACCGCGAATCCGAAGACGCCGTGGACCAGGAGTTGCGGCGAACGTTCATAAGGTGGTTGTGCGGCGATCTTGTAAGGACGCAAACTTGGGCCTGGCTGGGCGCCAGCCCGAGCGCTTTGTCTGATCTCGCACATTCCATCACCACCGGGCGAGCGCGAGGCTGCGATAATGCGGAGTACATCGGCGAGGCGGCCATGCGTCTGTATGGTGCGCTGATCCACTCGAGATCCAGCCGCGAGGTCTTGAAGAGGTCGGCCGAGCGGCTCGATCTCCTGCCCGGTGCAAACGGAACGTCGCGCGTTTTGGCGGTATGCGAGCCCAGCGAAAGCAAAAAAGAGGCTCTGATTTTCGTTCACAACCGGCAGCCGGACACGGCAATCTCGGTTTTCAACAGCCCGTTCGGTCCCGACGTGTTGGTGGTGACCGACAAGCTCTCGGAGGGTATCGATCTCCATCGGTATTGCAGACATCTCATTCACTACGAACTGGATCCGAGTCCGATTAGGACGGTACAGCGGAACGGGAGGCTTCGGCGCGTGAATAGCTGGGCCGCCGTAACGGGGAAAGGCATCCGATACGCTTATCCTGCATTCCGCGGAACACGCGACCACCGCGTTGTACAGATCATGAAGAAGCGCATCGACAGCTTCTCGCTGCTCCTTGGGGGCGTTCAGGACTTCGATATCGACCAGGTGATCCATTCCGATGAGCAGTGGCGCAACGAAGTCATTCGGATCGCCAAGAAACGCCTAACCAGCAGCGCGACGATCCTTCGGGCAAAAAGGTCGACTGAGTACGCAAGAACCGCCCCTGTCGGAAGTCTCGCTCCTTAA